One window from the genome of Nicotiana tomentosiformis chromosome 5, ASM39032v3, whole genome shotgun sequence encodes:
- the LOC104101984 gene encoding L-idonate 5-dehydrogenase-like isoform X3, protein MGIKEHISTDDAENTITEEENMAVWLLGIKTLRIQPYSLPPLGPYDVKIQIKAVGICGSDIHHFKNMRVANFVVKRPMVLGHECAGIVEQVGSQVKSLMIGDRVALEPGISCRQCYLCKDGRYNLCRQMKFFGSPPTNGALANQVVHPADLCFKLPDNVSLEEGAMCEPLSVGVHACCRAKVGPETKIIIIGAGPIGLVTMLSFAKDLGADEIIKVSSNVQDVEDEVGQICNAMGGPVDMSFDCVGFNKTLSMALQATHAGGKVCLVGLGQSEMTLPLSSAAAREVDVIGIFRYRNTWPLCIELLRTGKIDVKPLITHRYRFTQEGVEEAFETSSRGGNAIKVMFKL, encoded by the exons ATGGGGATCAAGGAACATATATCAACTGATGATGCAGAAAACACTATAACAGAAGAAGAGAACATGGCAGTTTGGCTTCTTGGTATCAAAACACTTCGAATTCAGCCATATAGTCTCCCACCTCTTG GTCCTTATGATGTCAAGATTCAAATAAAAGCTGTGGGTATATGTGGAAGTGATATCCATCATTTCAAG AATATGAGAGTagcaaatttcgtggttaaaagGCCGATGGTACTTGGGCATGAGTGTGCTGGAATTGTAGAGCAAGTTGGTAGCCAGGTGAAGTCCCTGATGATCGGGGATCGCGTAGCTTTGGAGCCTGGTATTAGTTGCAGGCAGTGTTACTTATGCAAAGACGGTCGCTACAATCTCTGCCGTCAAATGAAATTCTTTGGCTCTCCTCCAACTAATGGTGCTTTAGCCAATCAG GTGGTACATCCTGCAGATCTGTGTTTTAAATTACCAGATAATGTAAGCTTGGAGGAAGGGGCAATGTGTGAACCTCTGAGTGTTGGTGTTCATGCTTGTTGTCGTGCCAAGGTAGGTCCAGAAACCAAAATAATCATTATAGGTGCAGGACCTATCGGCCTTGTCACTATGCT ATCTTTCGCCAAAGACCTTGGTGCTGATGAGATCATTAAAGTTTCTTCCAATGTACAG GATGTGGAAGATGAAGTGGGACAAATATGCAATGCAATGGGAGGTCCTGTGGATATGAGCTTTGATTGTGTTGGTTTTAACAAGACTTTGTCTATGGCTCTGCAAGCCACCCATGCTGGTGGTAAGGTTTGCCTCGTTGGATTAGGCCAAAGCGAGATGACTCTCCCTCTTTCTTCAGCTGCTGCAAG GGAGGTGGATGTCATAGGCATTTTCAGATATAGAAATACATGGCCACTCTGCATTGAACTTCTCAGAACTGGTAAAATAGATGTGAAGCCTCTCATAACCCACAGGTATAGGTTTACTCAAGAGGGGGTCGAAGAAGCCTTTGAGACCAGTTCTCGCGGTGGAAATGCCATCAAGGTCATGTTCAAACTATAG
- the LOC104101912 gene encoding pentatricopeptide repeat-containing protein At2g22410, mitochondrial-like, with translation MKFSRLFSSTSFLKSSNSISSTKELHGHLIRTEKHTDPFAISDVIRFYSLFPTSLHKALLSFNQIERPTLPIWNYMIRGLCKSDQPISALRMFDKMRQQGFHGNNLTFIFIFKACVQLSDIVLGRAVHVNVLKLGYQSYLYVCNTLIYLYGSCGDLAGARIVFDEMSDGDLVSWNSLICGYSQCNRFREVLSLFGSMQAENVKADAVTLVKVVLACSHIGDIDTVDFVAKYIEDNCVRIDVYLGNTLIDMYGRRGLVFLAEEVFAKMEERNVVSWNAMIMAYAKARNLMAARELFDKMHNRDVISWTSMITGYCQANRFSEGIALFQEMMAIKVKPDEITVASVLSACAHLGTLDVGKAVHDYVRQHGIKMDIYVGNALVDMYCKCGSVNTALEVFFSMNRKDTVSWTSIISGLAVNGFHDNALQLFSQMLERCKPTHGTFIGVLLACAHAGLVDKGLEYFDSMVKHHGLVPEMKHYGCVVDLLCRSGNLNRAFEFINLMPMAADVVLWRMLLSACKLHGNVVLAEIAANKLLQLDPDNGGNYVLSSSTYATAERWDDAMKLRQLMNDGAVQRPLGWSSIEVNAIV, from the coding sequence ATGAAATTCTCAAGACTTTTTTCGTCTACCTCATTCTTGAAGAGTTCAAATTCCATTTCATCCACCAAAGAACTTCACGGTCACCTTATCAGAACTGAAAAACACACCGACCCTTTTGCTATTTCAGACGTTATCAGATTCTACTCCCTCTTCCCAACATCCCTACACAAAGCCCTTCTCTCTTTTAATCAAATTGAACGACCAACATTGCCAATTTGGAATTACATGATCCGTGGGTTGTGTAAGAGTGATCAACCCATTTCTGCACTCCGCATGTTTGACAAAATGCGTCAACAAGGATTTCATGGCAATAACCtcacttttatttttatcttcaaGGCTTGTGTACAACTTTCGGATATTGTTCTTGGACGGGCAGTTCATGTTAACGTTCTGAAGCTTGGGTACCAGTCTTACTTATATGTGTGTAATACTCTGATTTATCTGTATGGTTCTTGTGGTGATTTAGCTGGAGCTAGAATAGTGTTCGATGAAATGTCTGACGGAGACTTAGTATCATGGAACTCATTGATTTGTGGATACAGTCAATGTAATAGGTTTCGTGAAGTATTGAGTCTTTTTGGTTCAATGCAGGCAGAAAATGTAAAGGCAGATGCGGTGACTTTGGTCAAAGTAGTACTAGCTTGTAGCCATATAGGGGATATTGACACTGTGGATTTTGTGGCAAAGTATATTGAGGATAATTGTGTGAGAATTGATGTCTACTTGGGGAATACATTGATTGATATGTATGGTAGACGTGGATTGGTTTTCTTAGCTGAAGAAGTTTTTGCTAAGATGGAGGAGAGAAATGTTGTTTCGTGGAATGCCATGATCATGGCATATGCTAAAGCAAGGAATTTAATGGCTGCAAGGGAGCTTTTTGATAAGATGCACAACAGGGATGTGATTTCTTGGACTTCTATGATCACGGGATATTGTCAAGCTAATCGATTTTCAGAAGGTATTGCACTTTTCCAAGAGATGATGGCAATTAAGGTTAAGCCTGATGAAATTACAGTCGCTAGCGTACTCTCTGCTTGTGCACATTTAGGTACACTTGATGTGGGTAAGGCAGTGCATGATTACGTTCGTCAGCATGGCATTAAAATGGATATTTACGTAGGGAATGCTTTGGTGGATATGTACTGCAAATGTGGATCTGTTAACACAGCCTTGGAAGTATTCTTTAGCATGAACAGAAAGGACACTGTTTCTTGGACTTCGATAATCTCGGGCCTTGCAGTGAATGGTTTTCATGACAATGCTCTTCAGCTGTTCTCCCAGATGTTAGAACGTTGTAAGCCAACTCATGGTACTTTTATCGGCGTACTACTTGCTTGTGCTCATGCAGGTTTGGTGGATAAAGGTTTGGAATACTTCGATAGTATGGTAAAACATCATGGATTGGTGCCAGAAATGAAGCATTATGGTTGTGTTGTTGATTTGTTGTGCCGCTCTGGTAATTTAAATAGAGCATTTGAGTTTATAAATCTTATGCCTATGGCTGCAGATGTGGTTTTGTGGAGAATGTTGCTTAGTGCTTGTAAACTTCATGGTAACGTGGTTCTTGCTGAAATTGCTGCCAACAAACTTCTTCAATTAGATCCTGATAATGGTGGTAATTATGTTCTGTCATCGAGCACTTATGCGACTGCAGAGAGGTGGGATGATGCAATGAAATTAAGGCAATTGATGAATGATGGTGCCGTTCAAAGGCCGTTAGGATGGAGTTCAATTGAAGTAAATGCGATCGTCTAG
- the LOC104101984 gene encoding L-idonate 5-dehydrogenase-like isoform X1, producing MGIKEHISTDDAENTITEEENMAVWLLGIKTLRIQPYSLPPLGPYDVKIQIKAVGICGSDIHHFKNMRVANFVVKRPMVLGHECAGIVEQVGSQVKSLMIGDRVALEPGISCRQCYLCKDGRYNLCRQMKFFGSPPTNGALANQVVHPADLCFKLPDNVSLEEGAMCEPLSVGVHACCRAKVGPETKIIIIGAGPIGLVTMLAARAFGSPKIVIVDIDDQRLSFAKDLGADEIIKVSSNVQDVEDEVGQICNAMGGPVDMSFDCVGFNKTLSMALQATHAGGKVCLVGLGQSEMTLPLSSAAAREVDVIGIFRYRNTWPLCIELLRTGKIDVKPLITHRYRFTQEGVEEAFETSSRGGNAIKVMFKL from the exons ATGGGGATCAAGGAACATATATCAACTGATGATGCAGAAAACACTATAACAGAAGAAGAGAACATGGCAGTTTGGCTTCTTGGTATCAAAACACTTCGAATTCAGCCATATAGTCTCCCACCTCTTG GTCCTTATGATGTCAAGATTCAAATAAAAGCTGTGGGTATATGTGGAAGTGATATCCATCATTTCAAG AATATGAGAGTagcaaatttcgtggttaaaagGCCGATGGTACTTGGGCATGAGTGTGCTGGAATTGTAGAGCAAGTTGGTAGCCAGGTGAAGTCCCTGATGATCGGGGATCGCGTAGCTTTGGAGCCTGGTATTAGTTGCAGGCAGTGTTACTTATGCAAAGACGGTCGCTACAATCTCTGCCGTCAAATGAAATTCTTTGGCTCTCCTCCAACTAATGGTGCTTTAGCCAATCAG GTGGTACATCCTGCAGATCTGTGTTTTAAATTACCAGATAATGTAAGCTTGGAGGAAGGGGCAATGTGTGAACCTCTGAGTGTTGGTGTTCATGCTTGTTGTCGTGCCAAGGTAGGTCCAGAAACCAAAATAATCATTATAGGTGCAGGACCTATCGGCCTTGTCACTATGCTGGCAGCTCGTGCTTTTGGATCACCGAAGATAGTCATTGTTGATATAGATGATCAGCGTTTATCTTTCGCCAAAGACCTTGGTGCTGATGAGATCATTAAAGTTTCTTCCAATGTACAG GATGTGGAAGATGAAGTGGGACAAATATGCAATGCAATGGGAGGTCCTGTGGATATGAGCTTTGATTGTGTTGGTTTTAACAAGACTTTGTCTATGGCTCTGCAAGCCACCCATGCTGGTGGTAAGGTTTGCCTCGTTGGATTAGGCCAAAGCGAGATGACTCTCCCTCTTTCTTCAGCTGCTGCAAG GGAGGTGGATGTCATAGGCATTTTCAGATATAGAAATACATGGCCACTCTGCATTGAACTTCTCAGAACTGGTAAAATAGATGTGAAGCCTCTCATAACCCACAGGTATAGGTTTACTCAAGAGGGGGTCGAAGAAGCCTTTGAGACCAGTTCTCGCGGTGGAAATGCCATCAAGGTCATGTTCAAACTATAG
- the LOC138892702 gene encoding uncharacterized protein has protein sequence MTTYAKFLKEILSNNLKVEETSNVKLIKHCSAIMQNKLPQKKLKGEIGVIRSIPVSLQLADQTTIIPEGIVEEVLVRVDKFVFPVDLILVNMEENKEVPLILGRPFLASGRAILDIQESSSC, from the exons ATGACAACCTATGCTAAGTTCCTGAAGGAGATATTGTCCAACAATCTTAAGGTGGAAGAGACATCGAATGTCAAGCTCATAAAGCATTGTAGTGCTATTATGCAAAATAAGCTCCCTCAAAA GAAATTGAAGGGAGAGATTGGAGTAATCAGATCTATACCTGTGTCATTGCAGCTGGCGGATCAGACCACAATCATACCTGAAGGAATAGTGGAGGAAGTGCTAGTTCGAGTAGACAAATTTGTGTTCCCTGTGGACTTAATCTTGGTGAACATGGAAGAGAATAAGGAGGTCCCTCTGATTTTAGGAAGACCTTTCTTGGCTTCTGGCAGAGCTATTCTGGACATTCAGGAAAGCAGCTCATGCTAA
- the LOC104101984 gene encoding L-idonate 5-dehydrogenase-like isoform X2, translated as MGIKEHISTDDAENTITEEENMAVWLLGIKTLRIQPYSLPPLGPYDVKIQIKAVGICGSDIHHFKNMRVANFVVKRPMVLGHECAGIVEQVGSQVKSLMIGDRVALEPGISCRQCYLCKDGRYNLCRQMKFFGSPPTNGALANQVVHPADLCFKLPDNVSLEEGAMCEPLSVGVHACCRAKVGPETKIIIIGAGPIGLVTMLAARAFGSPKIVIVDIDDQRLSFAKDLGADEIIKVSSNDVEDEVGQICNAMGGPVDMSFDCVGFNKTLSMALQATHAGGKVCLVGLGQSEMTLPLSSAAAREVDVIGIFRYRNTWPLCIELLRTGKIDVKPLITHRYRFTQEGVEEAFETSSRGGNAIKVMFKL; from the exons ATGGGGATCAAGGAACATATATCAACTGATGATGCAGAAAACACTATAACAGAAGAAGAGAACATGGCAGTTTGGCTTCTTGGTATCAAAACACTTCGAATTCAGCCATATAGTCTCCCACCTCTTG GTCCTTATGATGTCAAGATTCAAATAAAAGCTGTGGGTATATGTGGAAGTGATATCCATCATTTCAAG AATATGAGAGTagcaaatttcgtggttaaaagGCCGATGGTACTTGGGCATGAGTGTGCTGGAATTGTAGAGCAAGTTGGTAGCCAGGTGAAGTCCCTGATGATCGGGGATCGCGTAGCTTTGGAGCCTGGTATTAGTTGCAGGCAGTGTTACTTATGCAAAGACGGTCGCTACAATCTCTGCCGTCAAATGAAATTCTTTGGCTCTCCTCCAACTAATGGTGCTTTAGCCAATCAG GTGGTACATCCTGCAGATCTGTGTTTTAAATTACCAGATAATGTAAGCTTGGAGGAAGGGGCAATGTGTGAACCTCTGAGTGTTGGTGTTCATGCTTGTTGTCGTGCCAAGGTAGGTCCAGAAACCAAAATAATCATTATAGGTGCAGGACCTATCGGCCTTGTCACTATGCTGGCAGCTCGTGCTTTTGGATCACCGAAGATAGTCATTGTTGATATAGATGATCAGCGTTTATCTTTCGCCAAAGACCTTGGTGCTGATGAGATCATTAAAGTTTCTTCCAAT GATGTGGAAGATGAAGTGGGACAAATATGCAATGCAATGGGAGGTCCTGTGGATATGAGCTTTGATTGTGTTGGTTTTAACAAGACTTTGTCTATGGCTCTGCAAGCCACCCATGCTGGTGGTAAGGTTTGCCTCGTTGGATTAGGCCAAAGCGAGATGACTCTCCCTCTTTCTTCAGCTGCTGCAAG GGAGGTGGATGTCATAGGCATTTTCAGATATAGAAATACATGGCCACTCTGCATTGAACTTCTCAGAACTGGTAAAATAGATGTGAAGCCTCTCATAACCCACAGGTATAGGTTTACTCAAGAGGGGGTCGAAGAAGCCTTTGAGACCAGTTCTCGCGGTGGAAATGCCATCAAGGTCATGTTCAAACTATAG
- the LOC104101984 gene encoding L-idonate 5-dehydrogenase-like isoform X4, with protein MGIKEHISTDDAENTITEEENMAVWLLGIKTLRIQPYSLPPLGPYDVKIQIKAVGICGSDIHHFKNMRVANFVVKRPMVLGHECAGIVEQVGSQVKSLMIGDRVALEPGISCRQCYLCKDGRYNLCRQMKFFGSPPTNGALANQVVHPADLCFKLPDNVSLEEGAMCEPLSVGVHACCRAKVGPETKIIIIGAGPIGLVTMLSFAKDLGADEIIKVSSNDVEDEVGQICNAMGGPVDMSFDCVGFNKTLSMALQATHAGGKVCLVGLGQSEMTLPLSSAAAREVDVIGIFRYRNTWPLCIELLRTGKIDVKPLITHRYRFTQEGVEEAFETSSRGGNAIKVMFKL; from the exons ATGGGGATCAAGGAACATATATCAACTGATGATGCAGAAAACACTATAACAGAAGAAGAGAACATGGCAGTTTGGCTTCTTGGTATCAAAACACTTCGAATTCAGCCATATAGTCTCCCACCTCTTG GTCCTTATGATGTCAAGATTCAAATAAAAGCTGTGGGTATATGTGGAAGTGATATCCATCATTTCAAG AATATGAGAGTagcaaatttcgtggttaaaagGCCGATGGTACTTGGGCATGAGTGTGCTGGAATTGTAGAGCAAGTTGGTAGCCAGGTGAAGTCCCTGATGATCGGGGATCGCGTAGCTTTGGAGCCTGGTATTAGTTGCAGGCAGTGTTACTTATGCAAAGACGGTCGCTACAATCTCTGCCGTCAAATGAAATTCTTTGGCTCTCCTCCAACTAATGGTGCTTTAGCCAATCAG GTGGTACATCCTGCAGATCTGTGTTTTAAATTACCAGATAATGTAAGCTTGGAGGAAGGGGCAATGTGTGAACCTCTGAGTGTTGGTGTTCATGCTTGTTGTCGTGCCAAGGTAGGTCCAGAAACCAAAATAATCATTATAGGTGCAGGACCTATCGGCCTTGTCACTATGCT ATCTTTCGCCAAAGACCTTGGTGCTGATGAGATCATTAAAGTTTCTTCCAAT GATGTGGAAGATGAAGTGGGACAAATATGCAATGCAATGGGAGGTCCTGTGGATATGAGCTTTGATTGTGTTGGTTTTAACAAGACTTTGTCTATGGCTCTGCAAGCCACCCATGCTGGTGGTAAGGTTTGCCTCGTTGGATTAGGCCAAAGCGAGATGACTCTCCCTCTTTCTTCAGCTGCTGCAAG GGAGGTGGATGTCATAGGCATTTTCAGATATAGAAATACATGGCCACTCTGCATTGAACTTCTCAGAACTGGTAAAATAGATGTGAAGCCTCTCATAACCCACAGGTATAGGTTTACTCAAGAGGGGGTCGAAGAAGCCTTTGAGACCAGTTCTCGCGGTGGAAATGCCATCAAGGTCATGTTCAAACTATAG